One genomic window of Mucilaginibacter sp. SJ includes the following:
- a CDS encoding dihydrodipicolinate synthase family protein gives MITFDWKGVLPAVTTKFTDNDELDFEAFDINLNAQLEAGVDGFILGGSLGEASVLSDDEKFALLTHTVEFVKGKVPVILNIAEQTTKAAVAYAQKAFDKGADGLMLLPPMRYNSEARETVAYLTTIAKSTELPIMIYNNPVDYKVEVTLDMFEQLAAYDNIQAVKESTRDVSNVTRMINRFGERFKIFTGVDPLAMESLVMGADGWVAGLVDAFPKETVAIYRLVKAKRYDEALAIYRWFLPVLELDIHPKLVQYIKLAEVATGIGTENVRAPRLPLIGAEREKVQKIINDALAARPELPVGSWGKLTEVAL, from the coding sequence ATGATAACTTTTGATTGGAAAGGCGTACTCCCTGCAGTAACTACAAAATTTACAGATAATGACGAACTTGATTTTGAAGCTTTTGATATAAACCTGAACGCCCAGCTTGAGGCCGGTGTTGACGGATTTATATTAGGCGGCTCATTAGGCGAAGCAAGCGTTTTAAGCGATGATGAAAAATTCGCGCTGCTTACCCATACTGTTGAGTTTGTAAAAGGAAAAGTACCTGTTATACTGAACATTGCCGAGCAAACTACCAAAGCGGCTGTTGCATATGCACAAAAAGCGTTTGATAAAGGTGCGGATGGCCTGATGTTATTGCCGCCAATGCGTTATAATAGTGAAGCCCGCGAAACGGTGGCTTACCTTACTACTATTGCAAAAAGTACCGAATTGCCAATCATGATCTATAACAATCCTGTTGATTACAAAGTTGAGGTTACTTTAGATATGTTTGAACAGCTTGCTGCTTACGATAATATCCAGGCGGTAAAAGAATCGACCCGCGATGTATCAAACGTTACCCGTATGATTAACCGTTTTGGCGAAAGGTTCAAGATCTTTACCGGTGTTGATCCGTTGGCTATGGAAAGCCTTGTTATGGGTGCCGATGGCTGGGTTGCCGGTTTAGTTGACGCTTTCCCTAAAGAAACTGTTGCTATTTACCGTTTGGTTAAAGCAAAACGCTATGATGAGGCTTTGGCCATTTACCGTTGGTTTTTACCGGTGCTTGAACTGGATATCCACCCTAAACTGGTACAATACATTAAACTGGCCGAAGTTGCAACCGGTATTGGTACCGAAAATGTACGTGCGCCACGTTTACCATTAATTGGTGCAGAGCGTGAAAAAGTTCAGAAAATTATAAATGACGCACTTGCTGCAAGGCCCGAATTGCCTGTTGGAAGCTGGGGTAAATTAACAGAAGTAGCGTTATAA
- a CDS encoding APC family permease — MENSTSFKPSLRLMDATMLVAGSMIGSGIFIVSADITRNVGSAGWLLFVWLITGFMTLTAALSYGELSAMFPRAGGQYVYLKEAYSPLVGFLYGWSFFTVIQTATIAAVGVAFAKFTAYLIPQLSESLVAVDLGFVTVSPAQLLSILVIVFLTYINTRGVNSGKIVQTIFTMAKLLSLLGLIVFGLFSLKASVWNENWKNAWSMHSLSANGSIASYTTIAALGAIASAMVGSIFSSDSWNNVTFIAGEIKNPKRNIGLSLALGTLIVTVIYILTNVMYTGVLSLHDIASADKDRVGVVASQHIFGSSGTVIIALLIMVSTFGCNNGLIMSGARVYYSMAKDRLFFKKVGTLNKNSVPGFGLWLQCVFACLWSLSGKYGDLLDMISFVVVVFYVLTIIGIFILRKKMPDAERPYKAFGYPVLPVIYIIMGIAFCLLLIKYKPAYTYPGLIITLTGIPVYYLIGGSKQRKAAELPVESL, encoded by the coding sequence ATGGAGAACAGCACTTCTTTTAAGCCTTCGTTGCGGTTAATGGATGCCACCATGCTGGTGGCGGGCAGCATGATTGGCTCTGGTATTTTTATTGTTAGCGCGGATATTACCCGCAATGTGGGCAGCGCAGGCTGGCTGCTATTTGTGTGGCTTATCACCGGTTTCATGACCCTTACCGCAGCTTTAAGTTATGGCGAATTGAGCGCCATGTTTCCAAGAGCAGGGGGCCAGTATGTTTACCTGAAGGAAGCTTACAGCCCATTAGTTGGCTTTTTATACGGATGGAGCTTTTTTACAGTAATACAAACGGCTACCATAGCGGCCGTGGGCGTGGCCTTCGCCAAGTTTACGGCCTACCTGATCCCTCAATTGAGTGAAAGTTTGGTTGCTGTAGATCTGGGCTTCGTTACCGTATCTCCGGCTCAGCTGCTTTCAATCCTGGTGATCGTATTTTTAACTTATATCAATACCCGCGGGGTAAACAGCGGCAAAATTGTGCAAACTATTTTTACCATGGCCAAACTGCTGAGTTTGCTGGGTTTAATTGTGTTTGGTCTGTTTTCTTTAAAAGCTTCCGTATGGAATGAGAACTGGAAAAATGCCTGGAGCATGCATAGCCTCAGTGCTAATGGTTCCATTGCTTCGTACACCACCATTGCTGCCCTGGGCGCAATAGCATCAGCCATGGTTGGCTCCATATTCAGCAGCGATTCCTGGAATAACGTAACTTTTATTGCGGGCGAGATAAAAAATCCGAAAAGGAATATCGGGTTAAGTTTAGCGCTTGGTACGTTGATTGTGACAGTGATCTATATTTTAACCAATGTGATGTATACAGGCGTGCTTTCCCTGCATGACATTGCCAGTGCCGATAAGGACAGGGTGGGCGTAGTTGCTTCGCAGCACATTTTTGGTAGTTCGGGTACGGTGATTATTGCGTTGCTTATCATGGTATCAACCTTTGGTTGTAATAACGGGCTTATCATGTCGGGAGCAAGGGTTTATTACTCTATGGCTAAAGACAGGCTCTTCTTTAAAAAAGTAGGTACGCTGAATAAAAACTCAGTGCCGGGTTTTGGTTTGTGGTTGCAGTGTGTTTTTGCCTGCCTGTGGAGCCTGAGCGGTAAGTACGGCGATCTCCTGGATATGATCTCATTTGTGGTGGTGGTTTTTTACGTTCTTACCATCATCGGAATTTTTATCCTCCGCAAAAAAATGCCTGATGCCGAGCGGCCTTACAAAGCTTTCGGCTACCCGGTACTGCCGGTTATTTATATCATTATGGGCATTGCTTTTTGCCTGTTGCTCATCAAATATAAGCCTGCTTATACTTACCCTGGCTTAATTATTACTTTAACAGGCATCCCGGTATATTACCTGATAGGCGGCAGCAAACAACGTAAGGCTGCTGAACTCCCGGTCGAAAGTTTATAG
- a CDS encoding SusD/RagB family nutrient-binding outer membrane lipoprotein, producing the protein MKNKYITLVTCALVSFTGCKKYIDVNHDPNRPIDVKESLILAPVEAAISQNITAAGGGNLAVVLQQYLQVIALNQVPPNFGTYLMYHQDMDGDWYNFYTQVMNNLVLLNKKAEADGNANYAGISKILLAYTLGSATDAWGDVPFSKGFEGTSNLTPTYDSQESVYTQIQTLLDNAIADIAKNSTTVPSGDDFYYTGDMGKWKKAAYTLKARYYMHLTKAPGHTAAAQAQLALTALQNGMANNDDDMKMPFAGGAGAENPWQQNFLPGSTLVLASTFVDGFEARKDPRKSKMVAPAIETGLYTGRVIGSDDIGSLEAYSLGGSFYASTSSNNYIVTYSEALFLKAEATFIISGATAAQPVYTLAVKSHMSKLGITDAVADSYLNSRGTLTSANAMKLIIEEKVVANFLSMENYTDWRRTGYPALTKVKNALSDIPRRVLYPQSEMTANPQPQQSAKLTDRVWWDAQ; encoded by the coding sequence ATGAAAAATAAATATATCACGTTAGTAACATGCGCGTTGGTAAGCTTTACGGGCTGTAAAAAGTACATTGATGTAAACCACGATCCTAACAGGCCAATAGATGTTAAAGAATCTTTGATCCTTGCTCCGGTTGAAGCTGCCATATCACAAAACATTACCGCCGCGGGTGGTGGTAATCTTGCTGTAGTATTGCAACAATATTTACAGGTAATTGCCCTGAACCAGGTGCCGCCAAATTTTGGCACCTACCTTATGTACCACCAGGATATGGATGGCGATTGGTATAATTTTTACACGCAGGTAATGAATAATTTGGTTTTACTCAACAAAAAAGCCGAGGCCGATGGCAATGCCAATTATGCCGGTATATCCAAAATATTGCTTGCCTATACGCTGGGTTCGGCGACAGATGCCTGGGGAGATGTCCCGTTTTCAAAAGGTTTTGAAGGAACAAGTAACCTTACTCCAACTTATGATAGCCAGGAATCTGTTTACACACAAATTCAAACCCTGCTTGATAACGCTATTGCCGATATTGCCAAAAATAGCACCACGGTGCCATCGGGCGATGATTTCTATTATACCGGTGATATGGGCAAATGGAAAAAGGCGGCTTATACGCTAAAGGCACGTTATTACATGCACCTTACTAAAGCACCCGGTCATACGGCAGCAGCACAGGCACAGTTGGCACTCACCGCCCTTCAAAATGGCATGGCAAATAATGACGATGATATGAAGATGCCTTTCGCCGGCGGGGCCGGAGCCGAAAACCCATGGCAGCAAAACTTTTTGCCTGGTTCAACGCTGGTATTGGCATCAACATTTGTTGACGGTTTTGAAGCCAGGAAAGACCCGCGCAAATCAAAAATGGTAGCGCCTGCAATTGAAACCGGGTTGTATACCGGACGGGTGATCGGCTCGGACGACATTGGCAGTTTAGAGGCCTACTCATTAGGTGGCTCTTTTTATGCAAGTACGAGCTCAAATAACTATATTGTTACTTATTCAGAGGCGCTATTTTTAAAAGCCGAAGCTACGTTTATAATATCCGGGGCTACTGCTGCACAGCCGGTTTATACGTTGGCTGTTAAATCGCACATGTCAAAGCTGGGTATCACTGATGCCGTTGCGGATAGTTACTTAAATTCAAGGGGAACACTTACCAGTGCCAATGCCATGAAGCTCATTATCGAGGAAAAGGTTGTAGCGAACTTCCTGTCAATGGAGAATTATACCGACTGGAGGCGTACAGGCTATCCGGCCTTAACCAAGGTTAAGAACGCCTTGTCGGATATTCCGCGCAGGGTGTTGTATCCGCAGTCGGAAATGACTGCAAACCCGCAGCCGCAGCAAAGCGCTAAGCTTACCGACAGGGTTTGGTGGGATGCGCAATAA
- a CDS encoding DUF885 family protein: MLINTKTTIKGLALYALTIGTLTVKAQTAPAGNLYEQSSEVAGTIIRYGQDMNAIHDFYSPYNVNDRAEEQYKQDVLNSPEQRKRLMEVDNDYLKQLEQTDFNALSIYGKVDYILLKKRINFDLKDLKKEDGLYSQAAKYISFADEIYALEQKRRRGTFVDGEKVAGDLNKILKELKADTTAYRKLPSVDMPVAKVTKAALLGLKGRLKDFFGFYNKYDPSFTWWVPEPYKAVDNALERYSELAISKGKLNTSQKSDSSGIKGVPIGREELINQLQAEMIPYTPEELIKLANKEFAWCDKEMLKASQEMGFGSDWKKALEKVKNSYVPVGHQPELIVKLYNDALSFIKERDLITIPPLAEETWGMVMMSPQRQLVNPFFTGGKEISISYPTNTMQYDDRLMSMRGNNPYFSRGTVQHELIPGHNLQYFMNSRYKAYRQDFGTPFAVEGWALYWELLLYDKGFAKTPEERVGMLFWRMHRCARIIFSLNYHLGNWTPQQCIDFLVDRVGHEKANAEGEVRRSFEGGYSPLYQVAYLLGGLQLTELRKELVDSGKMTYKQFHDAAIKENLIPVEMLRATLTNQALTKDFTTSWKFYDFGAK; encoded by the coding sequence GTGCTAATTAATACTAAAACAACCATAAAAGGTTTGGCTCTTTATGCCCTTACTATTGGTACCCTAACCGTTAAAGCGCAGACCGCCCCTGCCGGCAATTTGTATGAGCAAAGCAGCGAAGTAGCCGGTACCATTATCAGGTACGGGCAGGATATGAATGCTATTCATGATTTTTATTCACCGTATAATGTTAATGATCGTGCCGAAGAACAATACAAACAGGATGTGCTTAACTCGCCCGAACAACGTAAAAGGTTAATGGAGGTTGATAATGATTATCTGAAACAACTGGAGCAAACCGATTTTAACGCCCTGAGCATTTATGGCAAGGTTGATTATATCCTGCTGAAAAAGCGGATCAACTTTGATCTGAAAGATCTGAAGAAAGAAGATGGTCTGTACAGTCAGGCTGCTAAATACATTTCATTTGCCGATGAGATTTACGCGCTTGAACAAAAACGCCGCCGCGGAACATTTGTTGATGGCGAAAAAGTTGCTGGCGATCTGAACAAGATCTTAAAAGAACTTAAAGCAGATACCACAGCGTATCGTAAACTTCCATCTGTGGATATGCCCGTAGCTAAGGTAACCAAAGCTGCTTTATTGGGTTTAAAAGGCCGTTTAAAGGATTTTTTTGGTTTCTATAATAAATACGATCCATCATTTACCTGGTGGGTGCCTGAACCTTATAAAGCCGTTGACAATGCGCTGGAAAGGTACAGCGAACTGGCCATCAGCAAAGGAAAGCTGAACACCAGTCAAAAAAGCGATAGCAGCGGTATCAAAGGCGTGCCGATAGGAAGGGAAGAGTTGATCAACCAGTTACAGGCCGAGATGATCCCTTATACACCCGAGGAACTTATAAAGCTTGCTAACAAAGAGTTTGCCTGGTGCGATAAGGAAATGCTGAAAGCGTCGCAGGAAATGGGTTTTGGCAGCGATTGGAAAAAAGCACTCGAAAAAGTAAAGAACAGCTACGTACCTGTAGGCCATCAGCCCGAGTTAATCGTTAAACTATATAATGATGCATTAAGCTTCATCAAAGAGCGCGATTTGATCACGATACCGCCATTGGCCGAGGAGACCTGGGGCATGGTGATGATGTCGCCGCAAAGGCAGTTGGTTAACCCGTTTTTTACCGGTGGCAAGGAGATCAGCATCTCATACCCAACCAATACCATGCAGTACGACGACCGACTGATGAGCATGCGCGGTAACAACCCTTATTTTTCAAGAGGTACGGTGCAGCATGAACTGATCCCCGGTCATAATCTGCAGTATTTTATGAACAGCCGTTACAAAGCTTATCGTCAGGATTTCGGTACCCCATTCGCTGTTGAAGGCTGGGCTTTATACTGGGAACTATTATTATATGATAAAGGCTTTGCTAAAACCCCTGAAGAACGTGTAGGCATGCTGTTTTGGCGCATGCACCGTTGTGCGCGGATCATATTTTCACTTAACTATCATTTAGGTAACTGGACACCTCAGCAATGCATCGACTTTTTAGTTGATCGTGTAGGACATGAAAAGGCCAATGCCGAGGGTGAAGTACGGCGCTCGTTTGAGGGAGGCTATAGTCCACTTTACCAGGTAGCATACCTGTTAGGTGGTTTGCAGTTGACAGAATTGAGAAAAGAACTGGTTGACAGTGGAAAAATGACCTATAAGCAATTCCACGATGCTGCCATTAAAGAAAACCTGATCCCTGTTGAGATGCTTCGGGCAACATTAACCAATCAAGCATTAACCAAAGATTTTACAACAAGCTGGAAGTTTTACGATTTCGGAGCTAAATAA
- a CDS encoding NAD(P)/FAD-dependent oxidoreductase, translating to MAKVLIIGGGIVGLSSAYYLQKAGHEVTVLDKGDMTDSCSYGNAGMIVPSHFIPLATPGMVSQGIKWMFNSKSPFYVKPSLNPELISWGLKFLKKANAAHVEKSAAPLTELSLLSKKLYEDLSKEPGFDFDLVEKGILMFYKTEKAGEEEAHIAEKGRELGLDMAVLSVDDCKKLQPKLELDVLGAVHYRCDAHLSPNKLMAALIKYLKSVGINLLTNKEVTKIESKSAKVIRVLSGNEEFTADEYIIAGGSWSPAIGRLLGLKILLMPGKGYSFNVKDNNETMHIPALLAEARVAITPMNGGLRYGGTMELDKINDRINMNRVKGIVESVPKYFPGLKPAVPEQKDIWFGFRPSSADGLPYIGRSKQYSNLTVATGHGMMGLSLGAATGLLASEIISGKPTTIDIKEFAPERS from the coding sequence ATGGCAAAGGTGCTGATAATAGGAGGTGGGATAGTAGGGCTTAGCTCGGCTTATTACTTACAAAAGGCCGGACATGAGGTTACTGTGCTGGATAAGGGCGATATGACCGACAGCTGCTCGTATGGTAATGCGGGCATGATAGTACCGAGCCATTTTATCCCGCTGGCAACGCCGGGGATGGTTTCGCAGGGGATTAAGTGGATGTTTAACAGTAAAAGCCCGTTCTATGTAAAACCATCCTTAAATCCGGAACTGATTTCATGGGGATTGAAATTTTTAAAGAAAGCGAATGCCGCGCATGTTGAAAAATCGGCAGCTCCGTTAACGGAACTTTCCCTGCTTAGCAAAAAGCTTTACGAAGATCTGAGCAAAGAGCCCGGTTTTGACTTTGACCTGGTTGAAAAAGGCATCCTGATGTTTTATAAAACCGAAAAAGCCGGCGAGGAAGAAGCGCATATAGCCGAAAAGGGCAGAGAATTAGGTTTGGATATGGCTGTGCTTAGTGTTGATGATTGTAAAAAGCTGCAGCCAAAGCTTGAGCTTGATGTGTTGGGTGCGGTACATTACCGTTGCGATGCGCACCTTTCGCCCAATAAATTGATGGCGGCTTTGATCAAATATTTGAAATCGGTTGGCATAAACTTACTTACCAATAAAGAAGTTACTAAAATTGAAAGCAAAAGCGCTAAGGTGATCCGGGTATTGTCCGGTAATGAGGAATTTACTGCTGATGAGTACATTATTGCAGGCGGCTCATGGTCGCCGGCTATTGGCAGGTTGTTAGGTTTAAAGATCTTGCTGATGCCGGGCAAAGGCTATTCTTTCAATGTAAAAGATAATAATGAAACCATGCATATCCCGGCATTGTTAGCCGAAGCAAGGGTTGCCATCACCCCAATGAATGGCGGTTTACGTTATGGTGGTACCATGGAACTTGACAAGATTAACGACCGTATCAACATGAACCGTGTGAAAGGCATAGTTGAATCAGTGCCCAAATACTTTCCGGGTTTAAAACCTGCTGTTCCTGAACAAAAGGATATCTGGTTTGGTTTCCGTCCTTCATCTGCCGATGGATTGCCTTATATCGGCAGGAGCAAACAATACAGCAACCTTACTGTTGCAACTGGTCATGGCATGATGGGCTTAAGTCTTGGCGCCGCAACCGGTTTATTGGCAAGTGAAATCATATCAGGCAAGCCAACTACTATCGATATTAAAGAATTTGCCCCTGAAAGATCTTAA
- a CDS encoding 4-hydroxyproline epimerase gives MASKTFFCVDAHTCGNPVRLVAGGGPTLKGDNMSQKRQHFLKEYDWIRTGLMFEPRGHDMMSGSILYPPHDPENDVAVLFIETSGCLPMCGHGTIGTITIAIEEGLIQPKTPGIVRMEAPAGLVLIEYKQEGKKVTSVKLRNVAAYLAATDLEVECPDLGTLTIDVSYGGNYYAIVDPQPNFKGIEHYTAGQLIAWSQVLRKRINEKYQFVHPQDPTINTCTHILWAGATLSEDATARNAVFYGDKAIDRSPCGTGTSARMAQWFAKGKLKVGEPFIHESIIGSKFIGKVEDVVKINDIDAIIPSVEGWAKVYGYNTIKIDDDDPYAHGFQVI, from the coding sequence ATGGCAAGTAAAACTTTCTTTTGTGTTGATGCCCATACCTGCGGCAATCCCGTTAGGCTGGTGGCCGGTGGTGGCCCCACGCTTAAAGGCGATAACATGAGCCAGAAACGTCAGCACTTTTTAAAGGAGTACGACTGGATCAGGACCGGCCTGATGTTTGAACCACGCGGTCATGATATGATGTCGGGAAGTATCCTGTATCCACCACATGACCCGGAAAACGATGTTGCTGTTTTGTTTATCGAAACCAGCGGTTGTTTACCCATGTGCGGTCACGGAACTATCGGCACTATAACTATAGCTATTGAAGAAGGGTTGATCCAGCCTAAAACTCCGGGTATTGTACGCATGGAAGCACCTGCCGGTCTTGTGCTTATTGAGTACAAGCAGGAGGGTAAAAAGGTAACTTCGGTAAAACTCAGAAATGTTGCCGCATATCTTGCCGCGACTGATTTAGAAGTTGAATGCCCTGATTTAGGTACGCTTACCATTGATGTATCATACGGCGGTAACTACTATGCCATTGTTGATCCTCAGCCTAACTTTAAAGGCATCGAGCATTATACAGCAGGTCAGCTGATAGCCTGGAGCCAGGTGTTGCGCAAACGTATTAACGAAAAGTACCAGTTTGTTCATCCGCAGGATCCTACCATAAATACCTGTACACATATCCTTTGGGCAGGTGCCACATTATCTGAAGATGCTACCGCCCGTAATGCAGTGTTTTACGGTGATAAAGCTATCGACAGGTCGCCTTGTGGAACCGGTACTTCGGCCCGTATGGCGCAGTGGTTTGCCAAAGGTAAATTGAAGGTGGGTGAGCCTTTTATTCATGAAAGTATCATCGGCAGTAAATTTATTGGCAAAGTTGAAGACGTGGTTAAGATCAATGATATTGATGCCATTATACCAAGTGTAGAAGGCTGGGCCAAAGTATATGGCTACAACACCATCAAGATAGATGATGATGACCCTTATGCTCACGGGTTTCAGGTGATCTAA
- a CDS encoding AraC family transcriptional regulator — MKVLQFTIPVPHDKSVIAEKVSLPYHYPYLHRHKEIQLTWIQQGEGTLIAGNNMHDYSAGDLFLIGANLPHVFKSNPEYFAPNANKQIEALTIFFNPEGALAPLFNLPELKPSLIFMQQHQQGFKLPHSVVDKVSQIMIALQKASGPDQLIQFFHLLKGLTNIKSKLDPLSTYGNLPGITENEGIRIGNIYNYIMQHYSEPITLEDVAKVAYMTPESFCRYFKKHTGHTFISFLNEIRINEACKKLIAHKFESINTVAYKCGFKSITNFNRVFKCVIGNSPRGYLDSYNNNLISLSRAAS, encoded by the coding sequence ATGAAAGTTTTACAATTTACTATCCCGGTTCCGCACGATAAAAGTGTGATAGCAGAAAAGGTTAGCTTGCCTTACCATTACCCCTACCTGCACCGTCACAAAGAAATTCAGCTCACCTGGATCCAGCAGGGCGAGGGTACTTTGATTGCCGGAAATAACATGCATGATTACTCTGCAGGCGATTTGTTTTTAATTGGTGCTAACCTGCCGCACGTGTTTAAAAGTAACCCCGAATACTTTGCGCCCAATGCCAATAAACAAATAGAAGCACTTACCATATTTTTTAATCCCGAAGGTGCGCTGGCACCGCTGTTTAATTTACCTGAGCTAAAACCCAGCCTCATATTTATGCAGCAGCATCAACAGGGTTTTAAATTACCGCATTCTGTTGTTGACAAAGTATCGCAGATCATGATCGCCCTGCAAAAGGCATCCGGTCCTGATCAGCTTATCCAGTTTTTTCATCTGCTTAAAGGGCTTACCAATATCAAAAGTAAATTGGATCCTTTATCAACCTACGGCAATTTGCCGGGCATAACCGAAAACGAAGGGATTAGGATTGGGAATATCTATAACTACATTATGCAGCATTATAGCGAGCCTATCACACTTGAGGATGTTGCTAAGGTGGCCTACATGACGCCGGAGTCGTTTTGCAGATATTTCAAAAAGCATACCGGTCATACTTTTATTTCGTTCCTGAACGAGATCAGGATCAATGAGGCTTGCAAAAAATTGATCGCCCATAAATTTGAAAGCATTAACACCGTGGCTTACAAGTGCGGCTTCAAAAGTATTACCAACTTTAACCGGGTGTTCAAATGTGTAATTGGCAACTCGCCACGAGGCTATCTCGACTCATACAATAACAATCTTATCAGTCTTAGCAGGGCTGCCAGCTAA